Sequence from the Rhodanobacter sp. genome:
CGCATGCATCCCGATGTGCGCAGCCTGCAGCCCTACTACGGCGAGGGCAAGCCACGCATGAAAACCTACCGCGAGTGGGTGGCGCTGATGATGGACGAGCTGCGCGCCGGCAAGCGGGTCTGCGGCGTGTTCTATGGCCACCCCGGCATCTTCGCGTGGTCGCCGCACAAGGTGATCGAGCAGGCAAGGGCGGAAGGCTACGAGGCGCACATGGAACCGGGCATCTCGGCCGAGGACTGCCTCTACGCCGACCTGGGCTTCGACCCTGGCCGCTACGGCTGCCAGCATTTCGAGGCCAGCCAGTTGCTGTATTGCGACCGGCGCATCGACCCGGCCGGCTACCTGGTGCTGTGGCAGGTGGGCATAGTGGGCAACCGTTCTGTGGGTCGCTTCGACACTGGATTGGACTACCGCGCGCTGCTGGTGGAGCGGCTGGAGCAGGATTATCCACCCGGTCACGAGGTCATCGTCTACCGCGGCGCCACCCTGCCGATCGAGCGGCCGCGTATCCAGCGGATTACTCTGCGTGAACTGGCCACGGTGCCCTTGACCGCCGAGGAAACCGTGGTGCTGCCGCCTGCCGTGACCTTGCAACCAAACCGTGCGATGCTTGCGCGACTGCAGGCGTTGGACGCGGTGTCCAAGTCCGGCGTTGCGGCCTGAACGGCGGTGTTCGCACTGTGAAGATTCCGTTTTGATCATAAAGAAACAGGGGAACAATATGACCGATACGATTGACTTGCTGGAAGCCATCGGCAGCGATGCGTCGTTGCGTTATGGGCAAACCAATGAATTAATGGATGTGCTGGAGGAGGTGCAAGTAAGTGCAAAATTCGCGAAGGCGGTGGTGTTGGGTGACGGCACGCCGCTGCGCGAGGGTTTGGGGTTCAATCAAATGCCGCTGATTAATGCGCCGGGTCATGGTGATGACGATGGTGACGATGACGATTGCGATACGCCTCAGCCAGGACGCCGCGAGCCTGGTCATATCCCACCAGATCCTCTCAAGAAGGATTCGTAACCCTGAAAATTAGATAGGAATGCAGCATGTCCATATGGTCGAGCAACCGGCAGTGGCTTGCATTCTGCATCGGCTTCACAAGCTGTTCATGTTGGCATGCTGGTCTGGCAGCCTCGCT
This genomic interval carries:
- a CDS encoding SAM-dependent methyltransferase; amino-acid sequence: MTNTKLPSLNVPGRGRLACVGLGMTLGSHLTPLARSHIAQADVVFAALSDAIAEEWLKRMHPDVRSLQPYYGEGKPRMKTYREWVALMMDELRAGKRVCGVFYGHPGIFAWSPHKVIEQARAEGYEAHMEPGISAEDCLYADLGFDPGRYGCQHFEASQLLYCDRRIDPAGYLVLWQVGIVGNRSVGRFDTGLDYRALLVERLEQDYPPGHEVIVYRGATLPIERPRIQRITLRELATVPLTAEETVVLPPAVTLQPNRAMLARLQALDAVSKSGVAA